One part of the Granulicella arctica genome encodes these proteins:
- a CDS encoding B-box zinc finger protein, giving the protein MNCANHPDRERISFCQNCGKPLCSECTRAIGAAVFCEPCLAARLAAADTATSSAGTPYGYTAPPNYAAAPAPVPGAPNPALAGLLGLIPGVGAMYNGQYAKGVVHLIIFAVLVSLSDTNGLFGLFVAGWVFYQVFESYQTARARRDGTPLPNPFGLNDIGDRFGFGKSWPANAAAPPVPPPADTPFTAPFTTPPPYTPPPTGWGAPTDTYSSYAVPPTPPIPPFSDPYVATDPAFSAHQNRFPTGAIWLIGLGVLFFFGSSGLFRGFPIHRVIPFLLIGFGVWIFVRKMTDSGAGLADDGSAAYRIRLYHAVKGSAWMILIGIMFFLDSFSIVSWGHSWPLFIIVAGLMTIFRGSAYSGAASVPYTYPTPGQVPPVPPSTPSTGTGIVPVTSHDEEGR; this is encoded by the coding sequence ATGAACTGCGCTAATCATCCCGATCGTGAACGAATCTCGTTTTGCCAGAACTGCGGCAAACCGCTTTGCAGCGAGTGCACCCGAGCTATCGGGGCTGCTGTCTTCTGCGAACCTTGCCTCGCTGCCCGGCTGGCTGCCGCAGATACAGCGACTTCATCCGCTGGCACTCCATACGGGTACACGGCTCCCCCTAATTATGCCGCAGCTCCGGCTCCTGTTCCGGGCGCGCCGAACCCTGCTTTGGCTGGACTGCTGGGACTCATCCCCGGCGTCGGCGCCATGTACAACGGGCAGTATGCCAAGGGCGTTGTGCACCTGATCATCTTTGCGGTTCTGGTGAGCCTCTCCGATACAAACGGTCTTTTCGGCCTTTTCGTCGCGGGCTGGGTGTTCTACCAGGTCTTCGAGTCTTACCAGACTGCGCGGGCTCGGCGCGACGGGACTCCACTGCCTAACCCGTTCGGGTTGAATGATATTGGAGATCGCTTCGGCTTTGGCAAATCGTGGCCCGCGAACGCGGCAGCGCCTCCCGTTCCACCGCCTGCGGATACACCGTTCACAGCACCGTTCACAACGCCGCCACCATATACTCCGCCACCCACAGGCTGGGGAGCTCCGACGGACACCTACAGCAGCTATGCCGTTCCTCCGACTCCTCCCATTCCACCGTTCAGCGATCCCTATGTCGCTACGGACCCAGCATTTTCCGCTCATCAAAACCGTTTCCCCACAGGAGCGATCTGGCTGATCGGACTGGGCGTCTTATTCTTCTTTGGCAGCTCGGGGCTATTTCGGGGTTTCCCGATTCACCGTGTGATTCCATTCCTGCTGATCGGATTTGGCGTGTGGATCTTTGTCCGTAAGATGACAGACTCCGGAGCCGGTCTGGCCGACGATGGAAGTGCTGCTTATCGGATACGTCTCTACCATGCAGTGAAGGGATCCGCGTGGATGATCCTGATCGGCATCATGTTCTTTCTGGATAGCTTCAGTATCGTCTCCTGGGGACATAGCTGGCCACTCTTTATCATCGTCGCCGGTCTGATGACGATCTTTCGGGGTTCCGCGTATAGCGGGGCAGCATCTGTTCCCTACACCTATCCCACCCCAGGACAGGTACCTCCTGTTCCTCCCTCCACACCATCTACTGGAACTGGGATCGTACCGGTCACTTCGCACGATGAAGAGGGGAGATAA
- a CDS encoding DUF4097 family beta strand repeat-containing protein: MAGNPPPYPPPGPPNGPPYSQDWKYQRRILRDQARAQRDQYRYQRRAMRRGSVLGPLVMVLIGIVFLLNQTGHLNSDSLWQWYAQWWPLLLVGAGLILLIEWGVDQLLPRSPGQPYVRRRVGGGVIILILLLTVAGAIFNGVRDNHDFFSNKVSFIPDNLDEFFGNKHESDQTVVEALPVGGAVTIDNPRGDITISGTSTDNQVHVSVHKAIYSRSDAEAESRARQLSPQIDIKARLLSVALPMLSGAVADVTMTVPPAASVTVNANHGDVHVDSVQAPVTVTANHGDVELSSIAGAVVTHINSSGSSFSAHAISGPVTLEGHGQDLTLSDVKGAASLSGDFYGTTHLEHITSGVKFHTNRTDFQLGRLDGELNVSPENISADQAVGPVVLTTRDKIVTLERISGDLSVTNKNGAVNLTSAPPLGNITVQNRNGSVCLTLPDKANFTVSAETSDGDMDNDFSLPGEQNDSRKTLNGTVGKGGSLIRINTSQGDVSLRKASIAPLPPVAPTPPTPPQVSINSADGSSVYVGKDGVRVISGSDGSSVIVGKDGLHITANADGSSTYKSKDGTKLTEGSDGSKIYSGRDGTHYTQNADGSKTYTGPDGTHISIGADGSQVATGPGGKSLNDTAVKARLREADNLVRQAEQQRDAERRNHRSSSKDDDN; encoded by the coding sequence ATGGCCGGCAATCCTCCACCATACCCACCTCCCGGACCGCCGAATGGCCCTCCATATAGCCAGGACTGGAAGTACCAGCGACGCATCCTTCGCGACCAGGCTCGCGCCCAGCGCGATCAGTACCGTTACCAGAGGCGCGCCATGCGACGTGGCTCCGTTCTCGGCCCTCTCGTCATGGTTCTGATCGGCATTGTTTTTCTGCTCAACCAGACAGGCCATCTGAATAGCGATAGCCTGTGGCAATGGTATGCGCAGTGGTGGCCACTGTTGCTGGTAGGAGCAGGTCTCATCCTGCTAATCGAGTGGGGCGTCGATCAACTGCTCCCTCGTAGCCCGGGGCAGCCCTATGTGCGACGCAGAGTGGGCGGGGGCGTCATCATCCTTATCCTACTACTCACCGTGGCAGGAGCTATATTCAACGGGGTTCGGGACAATCACGACTTCTTCTCCAATAAAGTTTCTTTTATTCCGGACAACCTGGACGAGTTCTTCGGCAATAAGCATGAGAGCGACCAGACAGTTGTCGAGGCACTTCCGGTAGGCGGCGCGGTGACCATCGATAATCCTCGCGGGGATATCACGATCAGCGGCACGAGTACCGATAATCAGGTTCATGTCTCCGTACACAAGGCGATCTACTCTCGTTCCGACGCCGAAGCTGAGAGCCGAGCGCGTCAGCTCTCCCCCCAGATCGATATCAAAGCCAGATTGCTTTCCGTGGCATTACCAATGTTGAGCGGCGCTGTAGCTGATGTCACCATGACGGTCCCCCCAGCCGCGAGCGTCACTGTAAATGCAAACCACGGCGACGTGCATGTCGATTCCGTGCAAGCACCGGTGACCGTCACAGCCAATCATGGAGATGTAGAGCTCTCTTCCATTGCCGGAGCCGTCGTGACCCACATCAACAGCAGCGGATCATCCTTTTCGGCGCACGCCATCAGCGGTCCAGTCACTCTCGAGGGGCATGGGCAGGACCTTACCCTCTCCGATGTCAAAGGAGCTGCAAGCCTATCGGGTGACTTCTACGGAACGACTCATCTTGAGCACATCACCAGCGGCGTAAAGTTCCACACCAACCGTACAGACTTCCAGCTGGGGCGTCTTGATGGAGAGTTGAATGTCAGCCCGGAAAACATCTCGGCCGATCAGGCTGTCGGGCCGGTCGTTCTGACAACCCGCGACAAGATTGTCACTCTGGAGCGCATCTCAGGGGATCTCTCCGTCACGAACAAAAATGGTGCGGTAAACCTGACGAGTGCACCGCCGCTTGGGAATATCACTGTGCAGAACCGTAACGGGTCGGTGTGTCTGACGCTACCAGATAAGGCAAATTTCACGGTAAGCGCCGAGACCTCCGATGGAGACATGGATAACGATTTTTCCCTGCCAGGTGAGCAGAATGATAGCCGCAAAACGCTGAATGGAACTGTCGGCAAGGGAGGATCGCTCATCCGTATCAATACAAGTCAGGGAGATGTATCACTTCGTAAGGCGTCGATCGCTCCTTTACCACCCGTTGCTCCTACGCCGCCGACACCTCCACAGGTTTCGATCAATAGCGCGGATGGCAGCAGCGTTTATGTGGGGAAAGACGGCGTCCGCGTTATCTCCGGTTCCGACGGAAGCAGCGTAATTGTCGGCAAAGATGGACTTCACATCACGGCCAATGCCGATGGAAGCAGTACTTATAAAAGCAAGGATGGAACGAAGCTGACAGAAGGATCTGACGGGAGCAAAATCTACTCCGGCAGGGATGGGACTCACTATACCCAGAATGCCGATGGAAGCAAAACCTATACAGGTCCGGATGGAACCCACATTAGCATCGGCGCAGATGGCAGTCAGGTTGCCACAGGACCTGGTGGCAAAAGTCTAAACGATACTGCGGTGAAAGCTCGGCTACGAGAAGCCGATAATCTGGTCCGGCAGGCAGAACAGCAAAGAGATGCGGAACGCCGCAACCATCGCTCCTCCTCAAAGGACGACGACAATTAG